Below is a genomic region from Fusobacterium canifelinum.
ATTGTTTTCTTTAATATTTACTCAAAAACCTCACAGCACTTTTTCTTGCTTTTTCTATTTTTTCAAGTTCTATATTTTCTATAGCAGACGAAGATATCCACCTTTTACCAAATAGTGTTTGGGCTACCTCTATCATGACTCCACAAGTATACAAATCTTTTTCTTCTACAATAGCTTGAACAAATATATTTTTTGTTTTTTGGCAAATTATTTCTGCTTTCACTCTATGAAATGACATTTGCATAAGGCTTGTTGCAGACCAAGCCCGACAAAGAGCGTCATTATCATTAAGCATTTGTTGTATTAAAAGGTCAATTTCTTTTGATGAACCTACCCAACCGAAGACTATAATAACCTTTCTGCGAAGAATATTATCATTGGTCTTTATGAGTGAAATACGAATAGGAATAAGTTGATTACAAAATGATGAATAGAATTCTCTATGTTTCAATTTAGAAAGAATTTCTGCTATAAGAAAAACAGTAAATATTCTTAGTTTTTCATCTTCAATTTTAGCCAACTGTTCAAATAAAAACTCAATTCCTTCACTTCCATGTCTATCAAAGCTGCTTTCTAAATGTAGTTTTCTATCTTCTTCCCAGTCTTTACAAATAAGTTCATAGTGATATGCTATTTCTTTACAAGCACCTAAATCAGCTATAAACTTGATTCTCTTAGTGACAGGAAAGTTTTCTTTTTCCAATTCACAATATGCTTTTTGTAAATCTTCTTTTGTTAATGTAGCACAACGAATTCTTTCTTCTTCAAGTTCCTGTAAAATTTTATCTGTTGAATTTGACATATTTTTATCTCCTAATTACTTAAAATTTATAGCTACAATAAAAAATCCTAGAAGTATGAACAATACTCCTATAATAGTATATCCTACTCTACTATTTTTATTTACTTCAAGGGGTTTTAGCTCCTTTACAAAATGCTTTGAGGGTAAAGATTTATCATAAATAATAGTAACAGTGACTTTTCCTTTATTTTCACACTTTCTCAAAAAAGAAGCTTTACTGTTAAAGCTAAAGTATGTTTCCTTATAGCTGAACTCTTTTCCATTCTGATTTGTAAAAATAAGCTCACAATCACATTCAAAACTGTATCTTGTACTTCTTATTTCAATTACTTGCAAGTTTCCCTTCGTCTCCTGTATATTTCTATTATCTGCTAAAAGTTCATTAATATCTTTTATATTGTTTGAAGATATTCGCCCTAAAGAAATAAATAAAAACCCTAGCAAAAACATGATTACTGCCATGAAATACATCCTTTTAACCTCTCTTAAATTTTATCTTTGACATAAACTATAGTATTAAATTACAGAAAACATTAATTTTTCAATCTTAAGGCAATTTATGAAAATCAGCATCTATTGTGTTCAATATTTCTTTAGTAATATCTTCTGTGATTTTCTTTCTAGAAGGGACATTTTTTTCATTTTCATCTTTTGGTAACTTATCTTTATTAAATACTTTACTTGAAATTATATAATATGTTTTCCATTTTTCATCATATCTTTTTTCAAAGTCTTTGCTTCCATTAAATATAACTTCACCTG
It encodes:
- a CDS encoding HEAT repeat domain-containing protein; this encodes MSNSTDKILQELEEERIRCATLTKEDLQKAYCELEKENFPVTKRIKFIADLGACKEIAYHYELICKDWEEDRKLHLESSFDRHGSEGIEFLFEQLAKIEDEKLRIFTVFLIAEILSKLKHREFYSSFCNQLIPIRISLIKTNDNILRRKVIIVFGWVGSSKEIDLLIQQMLNDNDALCRAWSATSLMQMSFHRVKAEIICQKTKNIFVQAIVEEKDLYTCGVMIEVAQTLFGKRWISSSAIENIELEKIEKARKSAVRFLSKY